In the genome of Streptomyces collinus, one region contains:
- a CDS encoding cation-translocating P-type ATPase: MLTRFDVTPLVGAVAGAAAGAARGTARSVTSAYDTTRRVRNVARNALTGGQHWNAGQRLHLALRHSDGKADALAHKLAEELVEHPDVLTAYWDGGLSRLVVTVAEDAVTDRVTERATALAARLGLEEGADPTMRDTSHPGDPAEVRVTAAAILLDAAGAAGALAGRSLRLPPTSRIITATVTLLRENPRFRALLRQRFGTSGMELVLAAANAAAHGIGQTPLALVLDGILRGNQLTEAVARAAAFEALHDDVCHHQRTSLPCPTDIRPPLKVTPAAEYASHASTGSLAGAAATLLVTHSANDAAEAVLAGSPKAARYGPAAFGATLGTFLARAGILLRNGERLRQLEIADALVLHADALRSLCRDDTDDGLPDDPVHPFAEAVLDAARRAGLHVVIAGGSDLKDITRLADEVAPSAAPFGDVVRGLQDEGHVVVTVARLDASGDGHVAAGLPAGDVAVALTDGGGAVSWGVDALVPGGLADVWRLLTAIPAARRVGRRSQTLARAGAALSGLLVARGGQPPGLHLLFPLTRHAPVNIAAANALITGWLEAVRVARATPPEPRLHIPWHALEPHEARDRLRRDDHDGEPRGLTLLADRSRQQAARLTRHPAATPVRWTWQAAGAVRRELDDPLTPVLATGAVASALLGSVVDALLVVGAMDLNAVTGGLQRLRAEQALARLAARQQPKARRQDSRKRTVTVDAARLRPGDEISLGAGDVVPADARLLDVDGLEVDESALTGESLPVTKSVEATPGLPVAQRTCMVFEGTTVVAGRATALVVDTGDRTEAGRAVTLAARTPPPAGVQARLQELTRKALPVTFTGGAVVTGLSLLRGSPVRRAVSGGVAVAVAAVPEGLPLVATVAQMAAARRLSRRGVLVRTPRTLEALGRVDTVCFDKTGTLTENRLRLVRVATADGTVLATDDEQAAPVVRLAARACPQEETGEGRRVAHATDEAVLDVAPPDQGWAATGELPFETRRGYAAAIGRDGDPGMGELLVVKGAPETILPACRDLPAHAWDTAHELAGQGLRVLAVARRACRADDAETELDLPLGDLEFSGFVALADIPRDTSHALLAELRRSGILPVMLTGDHPETARAIALQLGWPDETEAVTGDELVAMERRERVRVLRGAGVIARVAPEQKLHVVEALQQAGRVVAMAGDGANDAAAIRAADVGVGVESRGSAAARNAADLVLTTGDLSVLVDAVAEGRALWRSVADAVSILIGGNAGEVGFSVLGTLLAGASPLSTRQLLLVNLLTDMFPAMAVAVTPSSDPSTAEHAATGPMSLDVLGAPLLRSIRRRGVTTCLGAVTAYLIGRFTPGTERRSTTMALCGVVGAQLVQTLSGRRHSTLVWVTALGSAAVLAALVQTPGVSHFFGCTPLGPVAWSGVALAIALSALAPRLERLRAVHALYDAATRLALRLGDLNRQTRQLFQSGIAAPVA, encoded by the coding sequence ATGCTCACACGCTTCGACGTCACCCCACTCGTCGGGGCCGTGGCCGGCGCGGCCGCAGGCGCCGCCCGCGGCACCGCCCGATCGGTGACCTCCGCCTACGACACCACCCGCCGCGTCCGCAACGTCGCGCGCAACGCCCTGACCGGCGGGCAGCACTGGAATGCAGGGCAGCGCCTTCACCTCGCGCTGCGGCACTCCGACGGCAAGGCCGATGCCCTCGCCCACAAGCTCGCCGAGGAACTGGTCGAGCACCCGGACGTGCTCACGGCGTACTGGGACGGGGGACTGTCCCGGCTCGTGGTCACCGTGGCCGAGGACGCCGTCACCGACCGCGTCACCGAGCGGGCCACCGCGCTCGCCGCCCGCCTGGGCCTCGAAGAGGGCGCCGACCCCACCATGCGGGACACCAGCCACCCCGGCGATCCCGCCGAGGTGCGCGTCACCGCGGCGGCGATCCTGCTGGACGCCGCCGGCGCGGCAGGCGCCCTGGCCGGCCGGTCCCTGCGGCTTCCGCCCACCTCGCGCATCATCACGGCCACCGTCACGCTGCTGCGCGAGAACCCCCGCTTCCGGGCGCTGCTCCGGCAGCGGTTCGGCACGTCGGGCATGGAACTCGTCCTCGCCGCCGCCAACGCCGCCGCCCACGGCATCGGCCAGACCCCGCTGGCGCTCGTGCTCGACGGCATCCTGCGCGGCAACCAGCTCACGGAGGCGGTGGCCAGGGCGGCGGCCTTCGAGGCGCTGCACGACGACGTCTGCCACCACCAGCGCACCAGCCTGCCCTGCCCCACGGACATCCGGCCACCGCTCAAGGTGACCCCGGCCGCGGAGTACGCCTCCCACGCCAGCACCGGCAGCCTCGCCGGCGCCGCCGCCACCCTCCTCGTCACCCACAGCGCGAACGACGCCGCCGAAGCGGTCCTCGCCGGATCCCCGAAAGCCGCCCGGTACGGACCGGCCGCCTTCGGCGCGACCCTCGGCACCTTCCTCGCCCGCGCCGGGATCCTCCTGCGCAACGGGGAGCGCCTGCGGCAGCTGGAGATCGCCGACGCCCTCGTCCTGCACGCCGACGCCCTGCGCAGCCTGTGCCGGGACGACACCGACGACGGCCTCCCCGACGACCCGGTCCACCCCTTCGCCGAGGCCGTGCTGGACGCCGCCCGCCGGGCAGGACTGCACGTCGTGATCGCGGGCGGCTCCGACCTGAAGGACATCACCCGGCTCGCCGACGAGGTCGCCCCGAGCGCCGCTCCGTTCGGAGACGTCGTACGGGGCCTGCAGGACGAAGGGCACGTCGTCGTGACGGTCGCCCGCCTGGACGCGTCCGGGGACGGGCACGTCGCGGCCGGGCTGCCCGCCGGTGACGTGGCCGTCGCCCTCACCGACGGAGGGGGTGCCGTCTCCTGGGGCGTCGACGCGCTGGTCCCCGGCGGCCTCGCCGACGTCTGGCGGCTGCTCACGGCAATTCCCGCCGCCCGGCGCGTCGGACGGCGGTCGCAGACCCTCGCCCGGGCCGGGGCGGCCCTCTCCGGACTCCTGGTCGCCCGCGGTGGTCAGCCTCCCGGCCTGCACCTCCTGTTTCCCCTCACCCGGCACGCCCCCGTCAACATCGCCGCCGCCAACGCCCTGATCACCGGCTGGCTCGAAGCCGTTCGCGTCGCCCGGGCCACCCCGCCCGAGCCCCGCCTGCACATCCCCTGGCACGCCTTGGAACCCCACGAGGCCCGCGACCGGCTGCGGCGCGACGACCACGACGGAGAGCCCCGCGGACTCACCCTGCTCGCCGACCGCTCACGGCAGCAGGCCGCACGCCTGACCCGGCACCCGGCCGCCACTCCCGTCCGCTGGACCTGGCAGGCGGCCGGCGCCGTACGCCGCGAACTCGACGACCCGCTGACCCCCGTCCTCGCCACGGGCGCCGTCGCCTCGGCCCTGCTCGGCTCGGTCGTCGACGCGCTGCTCGTCGTCGGCGCCATGGACCTCAACGCCGTGACCGGCGGACTCCAGCGACTGCGCGCCGAACAGGCCCTGGCCCGGCTCGCCGCCCGGCAGCAGCCCAAGGCCCGCAGACAGGACAGCCGCAAACGCACCGTGACGGTCGACGCCGCCCGGCTGCGGCCCGGCGACGAGATCAGCCTCGGCGCAGGCGACGTCGTACCCGCCGACGCCCGGCTGCTGGACGTCGACGGCCTGGAGGTCGACGAGTCGGCGCTCACCGGCGAGTCCCTGCCGGTGACCAAGAGCGTCGAGGCCACCCCCGGCCTGCCCGTGGCACAGCGCACCTGCATGGTCTTCGAGGGCACCACCGTCGTGGCCGGACGGGCCACCGCCCTCGTCGTGGACACCGGCGACCGGACCGAGGCCGGCCGGGCCGTCACCCTGGCCGCCCGCACCCCGCCGCCCGCCGGCGTCCAGGCGCGGCTGCAGGAACTGACCCGCAAGGCACTGCCGGTGACCTTCACCGGCGGCGCGGTCGTGACCGGGCTGTCCCTGCTGCGCGGCAGCCCCGTCCGGCGCGCCGTCAGCGGCGGCGTCGCGGTCGCCGTCGCCGCCGTCCCCGAAGGGCTCCCGCTCGTCGCGACCGTCGCGCAGATGGCGGCGGCCCGCCGGCTGTCCCGCCGAGGCGTCCTGGTCCGCACCCCGCGCACCCTGGAGGCCCTCGGCCGGGTCGACACCGTCTGCTTCGACAAGACCGGCACCCTCACCGAGAACCGACTGCGCCTGGTCCGCGTCGCCACCGCCGACGGCACCGTCCTCGCCACCGACGACGAACAGGCCGCACCGGTCGTACGCCTGGCCGCGCGCGCCTGCCCCCAGGAGGAGACGGGGGAGGGCCGCCGGGTCGCGCACGCCACCGACGAGGCCGTCCTCGACGTCGCCCCGCCCGACCAGGGCTGGGCAGCGACGGGCGAGCTGCCCTTTGAGACCCGCCGGGGCTACGCCGCCGCGATCGGCCGCGACGGCGACCCCGGCATGGGCGAACTGCTCGTCGTCAAGGGAGCCCCCGAGACGATCCTGCCCGCCTGCCGGGACCTGCCCGCCCACGCCTGGGACACCGCCCACGAACTGGCCGGGCAGGGACTGCGCGTCCTCGCCGTCGCCCGCCGCGCCTGCCGGGCCGACGACGCCGAGACCGAACTCGACCTGCCCCTCGGCGACCTGGAGTTCAGCGGCTTCGTCGCCCTCGCCGACATCCCGCGCGACACCTCGCACGCCCTGCTCGCGGAACTGCGCCGCTCCGGCATCCTGCCCGTCATGCTCACCGGCGACCACCCCGAGACCGCCCGCGCCATCGCCCTGCAACTGGGCTGGCCGGATGAGACCGAGGCGGTGACCGGCGACGAACTCGTCGCCATGGAACGCCGCGAACGCGTCCGGGTCCTGCGCGGCGCGGGCGTCATCGCCCGGGTCGCACCCGAGCAGAAGCTGCACGTCGTGGAGGCCCTGCAACAGGCCGGGCGGGTCGTGGCGATGGCCGGCGACGGCGCCAACGACGCCGCCGCCATCCGCGCCGCCGACGTCGGGGTCGGCGTCGAGTCCCGCGGCTCGGCCGCCGCCCGCAACGCCGCCGACCTCGTGCTCACCACCGGCGACCTGTCCGTCCTCGTGGACGCGGTCGCCGAGGGCCGCGCCCTGTGGCGCAGCGTCGCCGACGCGGTGAGCATCCTCATCGGCGGCAACGCCGGCGAGGTCGGCTTCAGCGTCCTTGGCACCCTGCTCGCCGGCGCCTCACCCCTGTCGACCCGCCAGCTGCTGCTGGTCAACCTGCTCACCGACATGTTCCCGGCCATGGCCGTGGCGGTCACCCCCAGCAGCGACCCTTCGACCGCGGAACACGCCGCGACCGGCCCGATGAGCCTCGACGTCCTCGGCGCGCCCCTGCTGCGCTCCATCCGCCGCCGCGGCGTCACCACCTGCCTCGGCGCGGTCACGGCGTACCTCATCGGCCGCTTCACCCCCGGCACCGAACGCCGGTCCACCACCATGGCCCTGTGCGGTGTCGTCGGCGCGCAGCTCGTGCAGACCCTTTCCGGACGGCGTCACAGCACACTCGTCTGGGTCACGGCCCTCGGCTCGGCCGCCGTCCTCGCCGCCCTCGTCCAGACCCCCGGCGTCAGCCACTTCTTCGGGTGCACCCCGCTCGGCCCCGTCGCCTGGTCCGGCGTGGCCCTGGCCATCGCCCTGTCGGCCCTGGCTCCCCGTCTGGAGCGCCTCCGCGCGGTCCACGCCCTCTACGACGCCGCGACACGACTCGCCCTGCGCCTGGGCGACCTGAACCGGCAGACCCGGCAGCTCTTCCAGAGCGGGATCGCCGCCCCGGTGGCGTAA